From a single Peromyscus maniculatus bairdii isolate BWxNUB_F1_BW_parent chromosome 4, HU_Pman_BW_mat_3.1, whole genome shotgun sequence genomic region:
- the Ppp1r3d gene encoding protein phosphatase 1 regulatory subunit 3D, with the protein MSRGPGSAPMAPTPGLRKPAPRSLSCLSELDPRPCRPPGCDPRLQPIIQRRTRSLPSSPERRAKAAGAPGAACRAGCNRQLRVRFADALGLELTQVKVFNAGEDPSVPLHVLSRLSINSDLCCSSQELEFKLQCLVPDFPPPIEAPGFGDRLARQLVCLERVTCSDLGISGTVRVCNVAFEKQVAVRYTFSGWRSEHEAVARWRGPAGAEGTEDIFAFGFPVPPFLLELGSHVLFALRYRVAGAEYWDNNDGRDYSLTCRSHALHMPRGECEESWIHFI; encoded by the coding sequence ATGTCAAGAGGTCCTGGCTCTGCCCCGATGGCCCCAACCCCGGGTTTACGGAAACCGGCGCCACGGAGCCTCAGCTGCCTCTCGGAGCTGGATCCGCGACCCTGCAGACCCCCGGGTTGCGATCCTCGGCTGCAGCCCATCATCCAGCGGCGCACGCGCTCGCTGCCCAGCTCCCCCGAGCGCCGTGCCAAGGCTGCGGGAGCTCCCGGCGCTGCGTGCCGAGCCGGCTGCAACCGGCAGCTCCGTGTGCGCTTCGCTGACGCCTTGGGCCTGGAGCTGACGCAGGTCAAGGTGTTTAACGCAGGGGAGGACCCATCCGTGCCGCTGCACGTGCTGTCGCGCCTGTCCATCAACTCGGACCTGTGCTGCAGCAGCCAGGAGCTGGAGTTCAAGCTGCAATGCCTGGTTCCCGACTTCCCACCGCCCATCGAAGCCCCGGGCTTCGGAGATCGCCTGGCACGGCAGCTCGTGTGCCTGGAACGTGTCACCTGTTCGGACCTGGGCATCAGCGGCACAGTGCGTGTGTGCAACGTAGCCTTCGAGAAGCAGGTGGCAGTACGCTACACCTTCTCTGGCTGGCGCAGTGAGCATGAGGCTGTGGCTCGCTGGAGAGGGCCTGCGGGTGCCGAGGGGACCGAGGACATCTTCGCCTTCGGCTTTCCCGTGCCACCCTTCCTCCTGGAGCTTGGCTCCCACGTGCTCTTCGCACTGCGCTACCGTGTGGCTGGTGCTGAGTACTGGGACAACAACGATGGTCGCGACTATAGCCTTACTTGTCGTAGTCATGCTCTGCACATGCCTCGAGGGGAGTGCGAAGAGAGCTGGATCCACTTCATTTGa
- the Fam217b gene encoding protein FAM217B isoform X1 has product MSDCRQKSSVNAGSSWNQVQHSKTSAGKRQSRSRLGSSLVGISQPAADKLMETISTEGRQERTVLGSKYQAASGSKLFLDFQSMKIMKEGADEDSASDLSDSERVAIPPSPFTPPDLNLRAEEIDPVSFNLDPDPSRAEPQHCYPDFLPPPFNSWDLQDMAVVLNTECRSEALPRATGFLGKYIDRLLQLEWLQVQTVQSEKARAAKARPHGASGVLKSPRRGKLLTSALSKPLLSPEGIPKPGPSRKKGFHLEEAHPSYYAFETSPRSVDAPARPRPCSQKQAPELRMEKKKKPSKGPKLQLRAPPCAEGNPAMEANGNIRIPKQSPVLLDPVDSCRTSRTQAHSDLKKKGNANNCGLPASSSEKKLKTGGAKQGTYKLK; this is encoded by the exons ATGAGTGACTGTCGTCAGAAAAGCAG TGTGAATGCCGGCTCATCTTGGAATCAAGTACAACATTCAAAGACTTCTGCAGGAAAAAGGCAGAGTAGATCCCGCCTGGGAAGCAGCCTCGTTGGCATCTCCCAGCCTGCAGCAgataaactcatggaaaccatTTCCACGGAGGGAAGACAGGAGCGGACTGTGCTCGGCTCCAAGTATCAGGCTGCCTCTGGAAGCAAGCTGTTCCTTGACTTTCAGTCCATGAAAATCATGAAGGAGGGCGCTGATGAGGACAGTGCAAGTGACCTGTCGGACTCAGAAAGAGTGGCCATTCCTCCTTCTCCGTTCACGCCTCCTGACCTCAACCTTCGAGCGGAAGAGATAGACCCAGTTTCCTTCAATCTTGACCCAGACCCGAGCCGGGCAGAACCTCAACACTGCTACCCTGACTTTCTTCCACCCCCTTTCAACTCCTGGGACCTCCAGGACATGGCTGTGGTTCTGAACACAGAGTGCAGGAGTGAGGCCCTGCCTCGGGCCACGGGGTTCCTTGGGAAGTACATAGACAGACTTCTTCAACTGGAGTGGCTGCAAGTCCAAACTGTGCAGTCTGAGAAGGCCCGAGCCGCCAAGGCGAGGCCCCATGgggcctctggagtgctgaaaAGCCCTCGGCGGGGTAAGCTCCTCACCAGTGCACTGTCCAAGCCCTTACTGTCCCCAGAAGGGATTCCAAAGCCAGGCCCTTCTCGAAAGAAAGGTTTTCACCTCGAAGAAGCCCACCCCTCTTACTATGCATTTGAGACTTCGCCCAGATCTGTAGATGCCCCTGCTCGCCCCAGGCCGTGTTCTCAGAAGCAAGCTCCTGAACTGAgaatggaaaagaagaagaaaccaagTAAGGGTCCCAAGCTTCAACTCCGTGCTCCACCCTGCGCCGAGGGCAACCCTGCAATGGAAGCCAATGGTAACATCCGAATTCCCAAGCAGTCCCCAGTGCTTCTGGACCCAGTGGACTCCTGTAGGACCTCCAGGACACAAGCACACTCGGAcctgaagaaaaagggaaatgcaaataactGTGGTCTCCCCGCTTCATCCAGTGAGAAAAAGCTCAAAACCGGTGGAGCAAAGCAAGGCACATATAAGTTAAAGTGA
- the Fam217b gene encoding protein FAM217B isoform X2 — protein MSDCRQKSSSVNAGSSWNQVQHSKTSAGKRQSRSRLGSSLVGISQPAADKLMETISTEGRQERTVLGSKYQAASGSKLFLDFQSMKIMKEGADEDSASDLSDSERVAIPPSPFTPPDLNLRAEEIDPVSFNLDPDPSRAEPQHCYPDFLPPPFNSWDLQDMAVVLNTECRSEALPRATGFLGKYIDRLLQLEWLQVQTVQSEKARAAKARPHGASGVLKSPRRGKLLTSALSKPLLSPEGIPKPGPSRKKGFHLEEAHPSYYAFETSPRSVDAPARPRPCSQKQAPELRMEKKKKPSKGPKLQLRAPPCAEGNPAMEANGNIRIPKQSPVLLDPVDSCRTSRTQAHSDLKKKGNANNCGLPASSSEKKLKTGGAKQGTYKLK, from the exons ATGAGTGACTGTCGTCAGAAAAGCAG caGTGTGAATGCCGGCTCATCTTGGAATCAAGTACAACATTCAAAGACTTCTGCAGGAAAAAGGCAGAGTAGATCCCGCCTGGGAAGCAGCCTCGTTGGCATCTCCCAGCCTGCAGCAgataaactcatggaaaccatTTCCACGGAGGGAAGACAGGAGCGGACTGTGCTCGGCTCCAAGTATCAGGCTGCCTCTGGAAGCAAGCTGTTCCTTGACTTTCAGTCCATGAAAATCATGAAGGAGGGCGCTGATGAGGACAGTGCAAGTGACCTGTCGGACTCAGAAAGAGTGGCCATTCCTCCTTCTCCGTTCACGCCTCCTGACCTCAACCTTCGAGCGGAAGAGATAGACCCAGTTTCCTTCAATCTTGACCCAGACCCGAGCCGGGCAGAACCTCAACACTGCTACCCTGACTTTCTTCCACCCCCTTTCAACTCCTGGGACCTCCAGGACATGGCTGTGGTTCTGAACACAGAGTGCAGGAGTGAGGCCCTGCCTCGGGCCACGGGGTTCCTTGGGAAGTACATAGACAGACTTCTTCAACTGGAGTGGCTGCAAGTCCAAACTGTGCAGTCTGAGAAGGCCCGAGCCGCCAAGGCGAGGCCCCATGgggcctctggagtgctgaaaAGCCCTCGGCGGGGTAAGCTCCTCACCAGTGCACTGTCCAAGCCCTTACTGTCCCCAGAAGGGATTCCAAAGCCAGGCCCTTCTCGAAAGAAAGGTTTTCACCTCGAAGAAGCCCACCCCTCTTACTATGCATTTGAGACTTCGCCCAGATCTGTAGATGCCCCTGCTCGCCCCAGGCCGTGTTCTCAGAAGCAAGCTCCTGAACTGAgaatggaaaagaagaagaaaccaagTAAGGGTCCCAAGCTTCAACTCCGTGCTCCACCCTGCGCCGAGGGCAACCCTGCAATGGAAGCCAATGGTAACATCCGAATTCCCAAGCAGTCCCCAGTGCTTCTGGACCCAGTGGACTCCTGTAGGACCTCCAGGACACAAGCACACTCGGAcctgaagaaaaagggaaatgcaaataactGTGGTCTCCCCGCTTCATCCAGTGAGAAAAAGCTCAAAACCGGTGGAGCAAAGCAAGGCACATATAAGTTAAAGTGA